The window AAATCGAGTTTACTAATATTCCGCTTCCGGGTTTAGCTCAAAACGTGTTAGTTACACGTTTAAGAAACGTTTATTACCGAAGGCGGTTAGCCGTGCAGGCTAACTAGCCAGAGACGTTCTCAATGCTAACGTGTGCGCTTGGTATGAATATAAGGATGTCGTCCGTTCATAGACACGGCATCGGTTTGATGTCCGTTACTCTGGAGGTTTGGGGTATTTTCATGTGGTGAGGGGTATTAGGAGTGATACTGGCTTTGTTAACAGGAGCTACAAGTGTTAGCTTCAAATAATGGCACCTTTGGATTTGTGAGGGCATGTTTTAGCTGCCTCTGATGTTAAACACAGATGGAAACCTTCATACTTTATAATAGTGACTGGTATTGTTGCTCAAAAAGTAATCAGTCATCAATTTTTTTGTAGATGTCTCTGGTTTAGAACTGCTGTCACTGCAAGTCCAGTGTTTGAGTCTCATTCCAAATAGGATCCATCATAGGTTCTAGTCATGGGACTCATGGACCCGTTATGTTCTGTGTTCAGTCTTTAGTCATCCCTGAGAAGTTCCAGCACATTCTTCGTGTTCTCAACACGAATATCGATGGCAGGAGGAAGATCGCCTTCGCCATCACTGCCATCAAGGTGAAGTTTCTCCTCAATGTCTATGTTGTGGTGTTTTTAGATGGTCTTGAAGTCCATCACTAACGTCTCTGACTGTCTACTCAGGGTGTCGGCAGACGTTACGCCCACGTCGTCCTGAGGAAAGCCGACATCGACCTCAACAAGAGGGCTGGTGAGCTGACGGACGAGGAGGTGAGGGGGCGGCGTGTTTGGTTTTTGGTTGTTTAGCGGTAGCGACTTATGCTAACTCCTTCTGGCCGTGTTTTCATGTTTCCGTTTTTTGTTTCAGGTGGAGCGTGTGGTAACCATCATGCAGAATCCTCGCCAGTACAAAATCCCAGACTGGTTCCTCAACAGGCAGAAAGACATCAAGGATGGCAAATACAGTCAGGTAGGTGAcacattgcattgtgggtaaacaGGGTGGACTGGTTTGATTAGCAATTTGAGATATTGTCATTTAAGTCAAAGCAGCGACTGGTGAGGGTGGGACTTAGTGTTCAGGGTTGTGAATGAAAACTTGATCGTTACATTTGGCTGAGAATTAATCAAGTGAGACGTGACAGCTGCTTCTGATCGACACGTTCTGGTTTTACTGGTTTGTTAATTTGtcaaattaaaacatgtttgagaTAACAATTTAGTTCCACAGGCGCCGGTAGAGTTAGAGGAGGCCTTCCCTCGGCTCTGTGGAGGAATGACGCTCTACTGCACTGAGGATGATCGTAAGACTTAGCTACCACTTCAGATTAGGGATCGTTCCgtgtgctgtgattggctcacgCTGGTGCGTGTTGATCATTCACACTGAACCTGGAACAAAACATGGACACGCATCCTGTCACTGAATCGACCAGCAGCCAAAATTCTGATGTCAGGACTTAAACGCGTCCAGTTTCTCCCGTCTGATGCATCGTTTTATTGGTTGTTGGCGTGCTCCACGCTAACTTCACTGGTGTGGCATCAGTTTTTCAGTTTGGGAACCCCCCAAAAATGTCACGTTATCTCAAGAACATTGTGTGCAGTTGGGTGATTTCATagttcagcattttttttaaacgtatCAAGAGAGAACTCCGCCAGCAGCTGCTGACCCCGCGCCATCAAAGCCTGAATAGAGACGAAGGGATTTGATTGACCACACGCCATCTGTCTGTTCTGTTGCAGGTTCTCGCCAACGGCCTGGACAACAAGCTGAGAGAAGACCTGGAGCGGCTGAAGAAGATCAGAGCCCACCGCGGCCTGAGACACTTCTGGGGGTAAGAGACGCGATCCGGAACTCTGCCGACCCGTCCTTCCCTCTGAGGAGGTTGGGGGGCAGAGCGAGCCTGTCCTTGAAACACTTGAACCAAATCTTTATCCATCTGAAGCTGGAGCGCTTCAGAGGGATTAGAACCCTTGTGGGGGGGCGCTAACGGgttctttctttccctttcaGTCTGCGTGTGCGCGGTCAGCACACCAAGACCACCGGTCGCCGCGGACGCACCGTCGGCGTGTCCAAGAAGAAGTAAACctccctgcttcctgtttgtttcaatAAAACCTCATCGAACCGAATCACGCCTCCGTGATCAGATCTGTTCATCAGGGTGGGTCTATTTTCATGCATAAGAACCCAGAATCTGCAGCAAacgtgttgtttttgtgtttattgtgcTGCATCGCTGACAGAATATAGTGGAATCACACAGCAGAGGGAAAGAGAATATTGCATTAATAATGTACAATAATTCATAAAAACAGGGAAGGTAGCAAAACTTGCATGGCTGCAGGAATTATAAAGTGCATCAAGACAAGTAgagcaaaggtcaaaggtcaaacccaacagaaccgaCGGCCGAGAGGCTCATGCAAAAAACAAGacgtttaaaaaatgttgaaatattcaCGGTGGTCCTAAAACTGTTCCTGCAAACGAACGGATTAAAGATGAAATCAGTCGCTTCAGTCAGATTTTCTGTTAAATTCTgcataaatcaattaaaaactttattttctgattttacaACCAGAAACTAAAGTGCGAGATGGAATCCAAGTGAAATGTTCTGTCCTGAACGTGagattttttacatttctgaaaaacaataattaagattaaatacaactttctaagaattaaaggtaaaaatattGGTGCTAATATTTTGGAATATAAATTATATGCGACCTTAATTTTGCTATTTCAAAGAAAAGTCCCCAAAATTTTAACTATCTCCATCTGCTCGTCTCCATGGTGATGGAAAGTCTTTTGTAAGTCCGAGCCTCGCTGACGATGTGACGGCTGGAAATGAACCAACCGGTTCTGGATCaacttttaccttttttttgtgttttaaattttttaaacaaactggAGGCTCTGCCTAAACTTGAAATGTCTTTAACTGGATAAATATCAGATTATAAACTGTAGGTGAACGGATCCGTGAAGAACGTGAACGCGTCTCGTCGCCGTGACGACTGCTTACCTCAGATCAGTCTGACAAACGTGTTGAAGCGGCCGTCTGTTCAAattccagtaaaaaaaacacaaaagaaatcaaacttCATCTGTTAAATTAACATTTGCTGATCCGGAGCTTCACGCCTCCCtctggggggggaggggaaggGGCGGAGTCTTCTGCGGCGGTGGCGGCTCCTTGGTCGGGGCGTAGAACAGCTCCAGAGGCCGCCGCACCTTCCAGAACTTCTCGTTGACCAACTCCAGAGTCAGAGACCCGTTCAGcgtctgaggaggaagagcgaTTAAGagcggggtcagaggtcatccgACGAGAACGGGTCGGAACCAGAACCCGGCGCCACTCACGGAGTACTGCCCTCCTCTGGTCATGATGTAGATGGTGTACTGTTTCTCGCTGACGTTGCTCAGACTTGATCcgtctccacttcctgtcattccacttcctgttcctgtcccTCCTCCCTCGTTCCTCCCCCGGTCCTCCGCCCCCCCGTTGGAGCGCCCCTCCTCTAGCGCCACCCGCAGGGCGAGGTACTTGGACAGGTGGTCCACGGTGGCGTTGGCCGTCGTCTTCACGTACCTGCAGACACATCGATGAGAGGCGAACGCCAGAAAACTGGGCGAGGCAGGAGGGCGGGGCTCACCTAGTCTGGCTGTAGTCCTGTGCGTGGACCAGCTGTGGGTGTGGCCTAAACACCAGCTCAATCTCGGAGCCCGGCCCCTCTCGGTGGGGCCTCagcgggggggtggggcagCTGCTGTCTGCCTCGCCGGCTGAGCCATCATCCGACGCCCGCGGACGCTTGCGACTCGGACCCGCCTCCGAGGGGGTGTGGTTAGACGGGTGAGGGGTGTGCGAGGGGGCGGAGTCGTGCGACAGGTGCGAGCGGGCGTCGCCGTTCTCTTCCCCACCGCTGAAGGTGGTGTTGTCGCTTTCCTGAGTGGGTTTCTTCACCCGGTGGTTCCTGCAGGGCAGAAACAGGTAGttctcaacttatgaacattcagagatacaaacaaacacacttcaaCATGTCCGACTATCGTCCTGCAGTTCGTCCTTAAAACAATCAGGTGAATCacgagtagtaatgagattactttagtttTTGGAGCAGTAATTACATTAGTATTTAGAGGAGTATAGACATTACTTTAAATAATGATGTcatagagtagtaatgacattactttagtatttacagtagtaatgatattactgtagtatttagaatattaatgacattactttatgACATTAcattagtatttagagtagtaatgacatttaaatgacctcatatggagattatagattgaaatttaataaataatgacttacgaacaattcaacttacaaacaacctctcagaaccggctgtgttcataagttgaggactacctgtggaACCTTCCATTCAGGTGACTATTCTACTGGTTAATGTGTAGGCAGTCCCCGGGGGGCTCCACCTGTCCGCCCCCACCTCTCAGACCTGTAGCGGGCCTGCTGCCGGAGCCCCTCCTCGATGCTGGAGCTCAGCGCCTCCTTGTTGTGCAGCCGGTTGAGCCGCTCCAGGATGCGCCGCTGGTGAGCCTCGTACTCGTCCCGGCTCGGGTAGATCTTAGAGATCAGCGCGTCGAAGTTGGCGTCGCGGCGCAGCGAACGCCTGGAGATCAGCTTCTTCCTGCAGGTCGGACACTCCTTGTTCCTGCGAGGGGAGGAGCTCGATCAGTTTCACGGATTGTGAACACCACCGTCGCCGTGGAGATTCATCTCCAGTGCTCACCCCGATCTCAGCGCCGTGACGATGCAGTCGGAGCAGAAGCGGTGCAGACACTCTTTGGTCGTCATGGTGTTCTTCAGCATGTCCAGACAGATGGGACACATCAGCTCGCTGTGCAGAGAGCGGGGCGACACCGCCACCTCCGTCCCGTCCACGATGGCCTCCTGAGCAGCAACGCGGAAGTTATCAGACGTGATGGAGATCTGACTGACGCCTCgagaggaaatttaaaaaaacaaaacgaaattCCCTGGAATAATCGGCTGacaccgcatctcgttctttaccacgtgttggtggatggatacaacatcagtgagaccgcatctcgttctttaccacgtgttggtggatggatacaacatcagtgagactgcatctcgttctttaccacgtgttggtggacggatacaacatcagtgagaccgggaCTCGCTCTCGTTGGTGTAAAGACGCAGCTCGTGTGTTCgcgtgacttttgcgtttcttttcattgtttatcattgtttacatgacatatataataaattatacacaggtaaagtctgcgtgtctattag of the Antennarius striatus isolate MH-2024 chromosome 14, ASM4005453v1, whole genome shotgun sequence genome contains:
- the rps18 gene encoding small ribosomal subunit protein uS13 — protein: MSLVIPEKFQHILRVLNTNIDGRRKIAFAITAIKGVGRRYAHVVLRKADIDLNKRAGELTDEEVERVVTIMQNPRQYKIPDWFLNRQKDIKDGKYSQVLANGLDNKLREDLERLKKIRAHRGLRHFWGLRVRGQHTKTTGRRGRTVGVSKKK
- the LOC137607589 gene encoding E3 ubiquitin-protein ligase RING2-A-like isoform X1 — protein: MAAPVNIQTPSKTWELSLYELHRSPQEAIVDGTEVAVSPRSLHSELMCPICLDMLKNTMTTKECLHRFCSDCIVTALRSGNKECPTCRKKLISRRSLRRDANFDALISKIYPSRDEYEAHQRRILERLNRLHNKEALSSSIEEGLRQQARYRSERNHRVKKPTQESDNTTFSGGEENGDARSHLSHDSAPSHTPHPSNHTPSEAGPSRKRPRASDDGSAGEADSSCPTPPLRPHREGPGSEIELVFRPHPQLVHAQDYSQTRYVKTTANATVDHLSKYLALRVALEEGRSNGGAEDRGRNEGGGTGTGSGMTGSGDGSSLSNVSEKQYTIYIMTRGGQYSTLNGSLTLELVNEKFWKVRRPLELFYAPTKEPPPPQKTPPLPLPPQREA
- the LOC137607589 gene encoding E3 ubiquitin-protein ligase RING2-A-like isoform X2 — encoded protein: MAAPVNIQTPSKTWELSLYELHRSPQEAIVDGTEVAVSPRSLHSELMCPICLDMLKNTMTTKECLHRFCSDCIVTALRSGNKECPTCRKKLISRRSLRRDANFDALISKIYPSRDEYEAHQRRILERLNRLHNKEALSSSIEEGLRQQARYRNHRVKKPTQESDNTTFSGGEENGDARSHLSHDSAPSHTPHPSNHTPSEAGPSRKRPRASDDGSAGEADSSCPTPPLRPHREGPGSEIELVFRPHPQLVHAQDYSQTRYVKTTANATVDHLSKYLALRVALEEGRSNGGAEDRGRNEGGGTGTGSGMTGSGDGSSLSNVSEKQYTIYIMTRGGQYSTLNGSLTLELVNEKFWKVRRPLELFYAPTKEPPPPQKTPPLPLPPQREA